ACCGTGCCGGGGCCGGTGACGCCGTCACCCGTGGTGCCGCCTTCCTGGTAGCCGAAGGTCACGTCGACGGTGCCGAGCGTGGCCGTACCGCCGAGCTGCAGGTTCTGGAAGTCGTCGTTCGGGCCTTCATCCGAGGAGAAGACGTAGTAGGACACGCCAAGCTCGGCGGGGCCCACGGTCACGCGACCGATGATGATGCCATCTTCGCCCACTGCCTCCGCGTCGCCTTCGTCAGCGAAGCCGTCCGCGTCGAGGTTCGTGACCGGGGAGGAGAAGAGAGCGTCTGCTGCCGGCGGGGTGTCGCCGAATGCAAGCGATGCCATGTCGGAGGACAGCGAGATCACGAGATCGTCGATCTGGATGTCGTTGCCGTCGAGCGTGGAGTTGTCATCGTTGTTGAACTCAACGTCGCCGGAGACGGATGCCGTCAGGCCGTTGTTGAGCGTTGCGGAGTAGGCAAGCGATGCGCCAACGGACCAGAAGAAGCCGTTGTCAAACTCGTCGTTGTAGCCGAACTCTGCGTCGCCAGAGAAGGACACGCCGTCCGTGGCGTGGCCGTCTGCTGCTGCTGCGCCTGCGAAGGCCACGATGGCCGTCGAAGCGAGAAGGATGCGTTTCATGTTATTCCCTCGTGGTTGAGTCCCCGTCCGTTTGCCGTCGGGAACCGATTTAGGATGCGAGGGTATTGGCTCCGCAATGCCCCGAGGGTCAAGCGACCCCAGATCGGCTTTTGGGCGGTGCCTCAAAATTGATGCAAAGCTGCCACACACCCGCCCGCCGTCTTTCCCGCATGACAAGCCATGCGGGGCGGACTAAACCGGTACCCTGCTGGGAAGCTATGCAAATAAGGGCTATAAAACATGGGATTGGCTGACATCGAGGCGCGTATCAGCACCGCGGAAGCCGTTGCCGGGAGGCCCGCGGGCAGCGTCGAACTCATCGCAGTTTCCAAAGTGCAGCCGTCCGACCGGGTGGAGGCAGTGTTGCATGAAGGTCACCGAATCTTCGGGGAGAATCGCGTGCAGGAGGCGCAGGGCAAATGGCCCGCGTGGAAAGAGACTCACCCGGGTATCTCGCTGCACCTGCTCGGACCGCTGCAAAGCAACAAGGCGCGGGCCGCCATGGCGCTCTTTGACGTCATTCACACGCTCGACCGCCCGAAGCTGGCCCGCGCCATCGCCCGGATCGCGCAGGAGGAGGGCGCGTGCCCGGACCTCTTCATCCAGGTGAATACCGGCGATGAGCCCCAGAAGGCGGGGGTCTCACCCGCCGAGACGGATGCCTTCGTCGCTGAATGCCGCGCGCTCGATCTACCCGTCATCGGGCTCATGTGCATCCCGCCGGTGGAGGAGGAGCCCGCGCTCCACTTCGCGCTGCTGGCAAAGATCGCGGCGCGCAACGGGCTCAAAGGCTTATCCATGGGGATGAGCGCGGATTTCGAAACGGCAGTGCGGCTCGGCGCGACGCATGTGCGCGTGGGATCGGCGATCTTCGGCGCGCGCGATGCGGGCTAGGGCACGATGAGCCGCGTGGCGTGGCGGATGCGCGGCGCGAGCCAGAGGAGGTGCGCGCGCTTGAGCGCGATGCACCCTTGCGTGGCGCGCCCCGGCCCCCGCCACGCATGGATGAAGATCGCGGAGCCGCGCCCCTTCACGGGATAGGGCCAGTTCCAGTCCGTCAGGATCACGAGGTCGTAGAGCGGGTCCGCGCGGCGCAGGACCTCGTGGGAAGCCCTGTAGGGCGCGCGCACCATCATGTTGTAATCGGCGTCGTCCGGATCGTCGGACCACAGGTCCCCTGGGCGGATGGGCAGTGCCCAGTCGGCGGGCCGCGCGAGGCGGTCGGGGCGGTAGAGCATCCCCACGAGGCGGTGCGTGCCCCGCGGCGTCGACCCATCGCCTTCGCGCTTTCGGCGCGTGAGCCCGCCGCGCCCGATGGTGCAGGGGAGCGTCCGGCCAAAGGCGCGGAGGCCCTGCGGAGTCAGCACGAGGTCAGTGGGTTTCATCCAATCGCCCCCCGTCCCGGGCTTGATCCGGGACCTCTGCTTGTGCCCGTTCTGCTGCCAGCCGTCATGCGCCCATGGATCTGATGCGCCTTCTGACGCGGAGGCTCCGGGTCAGGCCCGGAGCGTGACGGACGGGGCTCACAGAAAATGCCCCGACTTCTCCGCCTTCGTTGCCAGGTAGCCCAGGTTGAGCGGGTTCTGCCCGACTTTCAGAGGCACGCGTTCGGCGACCTCCAGGCCCTGTTCCTCCATCCGCGCCACCTTTGCGGGGTTGTTCGTCATCAGCCGCACGGCCTTGAAGCCCAGCTTGCGCAGGATGTCCGCGCCGGTGGTGAAATTGCGCTCGTCATCCTCGAAGCCAAGCCGGTGATTGGCCTCGACGGTGTCAAAGCCCTGATCCTGGAGCGCGTAGGCGCGCATCTTGTTGGCGAGCCCGATGCCGCGCCCTTCCTGGTTGAGATAAAGGAGGACGCCCGCGCCTGCCTCGCCCATGGCCGCGAGCGCGGCGTGGAGCTGGGGCCCGCAATCGCATTTGAGCGAGCCCAGCACATCGCCGGTGAAACAGGCCGAGTGCAGCCGCGCGAGCACGGGCTTGGCGCGGTCGGGCTGCCCGATCTCCACGGCATAGTGCTCCTCCCCGCCGTCATCGGGGCGAAAGACATGGAGCCGCCCGCGGCCCGCGAGCGCCATGGGCAGGCCCGCGCTGACGACGTCATTCAGCGGCGAGGTCTCGATGGTCTGGAGCGGCACGGCGGTGAGCGCCTCGATCCCCTGCGCGCGGGCGATGAGCACGGCGGGCAGGAGGTGCGCGGCCTTGGCCAGCGCGATGCCGGCCCGTGCCACGGCCGAGTCGCCTTCGCGCAAAGTGTGGAATGGGCCCTTCATGGCCATGGAGAGATCGTCCTTGGGATCCGCCACGGCGCAGGCCCAGGGCAGGCCCGCCCCGGCGGGCACGGCGATTCGCGCCACGTCTCCGTCATAGGCGCGGGCCTTGAGCGTCCGTGCGCGCCACTCCGTGATCGCAAGGACGGCGGGCTTCGGCAGCGCCATGGCAGCCGCGAAGCGCGCGGGCGAGATCGTTTCCACGGCGAAGACAAGATGCCCCTCGATCACCACGGGAAGCCCCATGCGCAGGTCGGCGCGGGCGCGGGCAATGAGCTCGTCTGGGGTGGGCGCGAAGGTCATGTCTTCTCATAGGCTGGACGCTCGAAGAGGGCCAGACGGCCCGCAATTGAAACAATGCGGGCCGGTGCGACACGGCTCCGTGAGAGAAATGTTGCAAATATTGCCCGGCCTCGCCCCGCGCCCAACTGACATGCAACAGCACGATGGAGACCAGACTTATGGCACAGCTCAAACGCATCCTCCTCATCGACGACGATGAAGATCTGCGCGAAGCTCTCGGTGAGCAGCTGCTCATGACCGACGAGTTCGACGTCTTCGAAGGCGGCTCCGGCGCCGAGGCGATGGAGAAGATCAAGGAAGGCCTTTACGACCTGATCATCCTCGACGTGGGCCTGCCCGACACCGATGGCCGCGAGCTCTGCCGACTTATGCGCAAGCAGAACGTGAAGAGCCCCATCGTCATGCTCACGGGCCACGACACTGACGCTGACACGATCCTCGGCCTCGACGCGGGTGCCAACGACTACGTCACGAAGCCCTTCAAGTTCCCGGTGCTCCTCGCCCGCATCCGCGCCCAGCTCCGCCAGCACGAGCAGAGCGAAGACGCCGTCTTCCAGCTTGGGCCCTACACGTTCCGCCCGTCGATGAAGCTTCTCGTCACCGAGGACGACAAGAAGGTGCGTCTGACGGAGAAGGAGACGAACATCCTGAAGTTCCTTTACCGCTCCACCGAGGGCGTGGTGGCCCGCGACGTGCTCCTCCACGAGGTCTGGGGCTACAATGCCGGGGTGACGACACACACGCTCGAGACCCACATCTACCGCCTGCGCCAGAAGATCGAGCCCGATCCCTCCAATGCACGGCTCCTCGTGACGGAAAGCGGTGGCTATCGTCTCGTCGCGTGATCCCGGGGTGATCGCGGATTGCGATGATCCAAGTCCGGGCATGCGCCGTAGATTAAGTATCCCTTCGCGAATCGGGGTTATGATCCGCACCCTCCCTGTTGGACTTGCCCGGGCCCCGGTTGAAAAACTGGCCCGGGTTTTTTTTGGCCCGATTTCTTGCCTGAGCCTGCGCGTCCCGTGGTAGTCTCGCCGCGGGGGGACGACAGATGGCAGACCCGTTTCAGGACGTGGACGCGGCGGGGGCGGATTTCATCGCGGCTTTCGCCGAGAGCATGGAGATGCGCCAATCCGATCCCACGATGGAGCGGATCGTGGCAGATTATCTCGACCAGCTCGATTTTGGAGAGGACACGCTCACCGTGGAGATCGGCGCGGGGGCGGGTGCGATCTCGCGCCGGATCGCGACCCGGGCAGCCCCGGCGCGCGTGATGGGCTATGAGCCCTCGGCGGGCTTCGTGGCCGAGGCGAAGACGCGGGCCGAGGGCGTGGGCAACCTGCACTTCGAGCAGGCGGACGGCGCGGCGCTTCCGCTCGATGCCGGGGTCGCCGACCACGCCGTCCTCCATACCGTGCTCACCCATGTCACCGCGCCCGAAGCATTGATCGCGGAGGCGCGCCGGGTGCTCAAGCCCGGCGGCACGCTTGTGGTGTGCGACTGCGATTTCTCAAAGGCCGCGTTGGGCAGCTTCCCCGATGACCCGCTCGATGCCTGTGCGCGGGCCTTCGTGCGGGAATTCGTCACCGATCCGGACCTCGTGGCAAAGCTGCGCGCGCTGCTGATCGCGGCGGGCTTTGAAATCCGCCACTTCACTGTAACGGCCCGCACAGTGACCGAGGGCGAGAAGCTCCTGCCCTGGGTCGTGGAGACCACGAAACTCATGGTCGCGCGGGGCGATATCGGGGCGGGGCTTGCGGAGGCGCTCGTCGCCGAGATGCACGATCGCACGGCGCGCGGGCGGTTCTACGGATTTCAGCCCTTCGCCACCGCCATCGCGGTGAAGCCCTGATAAAGCCGCGCCCGCACCCCGCTTCCGGCGCGCCGCTGCCCGAATTTTTCATCATATTTTAACGACTGGGCGCGAAGCTGAGCGCTCAGATGAATCCCGCGTCGGCCCGGGTTATGGCCGGCAACCTCCCTGTTTGACTTGCCCGGGCCTTTTGGTCCGGGTTTTTTTTGGCTGCAGCGTGATATGAGCAGAACGATGCGTATTGGGTTCATCGGGTTCTGTGCCATTCTGGCGGTCGCGTTCGCGCTCTGCGCCAAGGAGCGGCCCTGTGCGGAGCCGAATGTTGACTGCTTGATCGACGAGGCGCTCGCGGCCTTGCCCGCGGCGACACGACTCCAAGGCATCAATCAAATCGCCGCGCAATTGGTACTTCTAGGTAGGGCCGAGGCCGCGCGCGCTGTCGTGGCAGAAGACTACAGCTGGCAGTCCGACGCCTCTAGGCGTTCGCGTTTTTCACTGCTCTGGGCGGTGGAGACCTGGCGCGTGCTTCAAGACGGCACGCCGCTCGAGGCGCAGGTCACCGGCAGTCCGCCACCCGATGCGCTCGCGCTGGTGCACCTGTCCGGCCTTTTGACCTTCGGCCCTGCCTATGCGGGGCTCCGACCCGCGCCTCCCCAGCTCCCAGAGATGGACCGCCGCGCCGCGCGCGCGGCTTTGGCCGTGCGCATGTCCGAAGGGGCCGGGCCGGTTTCCGCTCAGACGCGGCTCGAGGCCGCGGAAATCTTTGCCGAGCTCGGGCAGGCCGACCGTGCTTTTGCGCTTCTAGAGGCCGTGTACGCAGAAGGCGGCGAGGGCACGCAGATCTCGGTCATGCGAATATCGGCAGAAGCGATGCAGGCCATCGGGGTCGCGCGCGCCCTCGAGGTGATCGATCGCGCGGGCAAGACGAGCGTCTTTGCGCTCCTCAATGCGTCGCGCGCTGCTCCGACGCCCGAAGTGCGTGTGAGCTACCTGAGCCGGGCATTCAGGATGGCGCGCGACGATGGGCCCTGGCCTGATCGCGACCATCTCACTCGGGTGGTGGAGGCCGCGCTCGACGTGGGTGAAGCAGACCTCGCGCTTCGCTTCGCGCGGGACTTCGATATCGCAGCTCAAGCGCGCGAGACATTTCTGCCAAGCGACATGCATCTCGCGGCGGCTGCTGCGCTCCACAAAACAGGCGCACCCGCACCCGAAATTCGCGCCGCCTTGGCCCGCGCTCTCGAGAGCTTCGGGAACCGCAGGCTAAGCGTCGACTCTGCCGTGCCACTCGCAACCCTCCTGGTGAAGCTGGGCGATGTGGATACCGCTCTTCTACGCCTGAAAGACACGCGTGACGCCAACGCCTGGGAGCGGGTTCTGGCGGAGCCTTTGCCGGAGAAAGCGCGAGACCGGGTAACTGACCAAGCCGCCCGCGAACTGGGCACCGAGGCCCTTCGCGATGTCGAGCTTCGTCTCGCGATCCGGGCTCCAGAGCCCATGCGCACGGCCTTGCAATCCAAGGTACTCCCCTGGGCGGGCGAGACGATGGAAACCTGGCGCGGGCGGGACGCTTTGCGCCGCCTGCCGCATGTCGCCACCCTCGCCGCCCGCGCGGGCGAGGCCGATCTAGAGAGCCGCGCCGAGGTGCTCTTTGCGCGGGTCGCCCTGCGCCGGGGCGCGCCGCGCGATCTCATGCAGGCCGCCTGGCGCCTGTCCCAAGATTGAAATGACGCGGCGCGCGGCCTAGCCTCCGCCCATGAAGCTGACGCTGCACCACATCAACCTCTCCACCGACAAGGTCGAAGAGATGGACGCCTTCTACCGGGAGGTGCTGGGCCTTGCCCGGGAGACCGAAGGCCTGCCCACGCTCGACAAGACGAAGGGCTATGACGGCGACGTGGCCTTCGTCACCGACGGGGCGGTGCAGACGCATTTGGCGCGGAAGGACGTGCACGCGGCCTTCAAAACGGGCTCGCATCTCAACCCGCTCTCGCGCGGGCATATCGCCTACCGCACGGACGATCTCGCCGCCTTCAAGGCACATCTCGAGGCGCAAGGCATCCCCTATGCGGATTGGGGCCATACGGCCGTGGCGGGCTGGGCGCAGATCTTCTTCTACGATCCCGACGGTAACGTGATCGAGGTTCACGAGGTGAGCGCGCCCTAGGCTTTCTTCCGGCGGCGCGCGGCGTACATCTCCGGGTGCTCCCGGCGGCGAAAGCCGCTAGAGCCAAGCCGACACATCCACCATCACGGAACCCTGCCCATGCCCTTCACCCTGGCCACCTGGAACATCAACTCCGTGCGGCTGCGCGCCGATCTCGTGGTCAAGCTCATGACCGAGGAGGCGCCCGACGTGCTCTGCCTTCAGGAGTGCAAGAGCCCGGTGGAGAAGATCCCCCTCGAGGCGTTCGAGGCGGCGGGCTATGCGCATTGCGTGGCGCGCGGGCAAAAGGGCTATAACGGCGTGGCGATCCTTTCGAAGCAGCCCCTTGAAGATGCCGGATCGCTCGATCTCGCGTCGCTGGGCCATGCGCGGCACGTGGCCGCCCGTCTGGAAAACGGGGTCGTGATTCACAATCACTACGTGCCCGCGGGCGGCGACGTGCCTGACCGCAAGAAGAACGAGAAGTTCGACCAGAAGCTGCGCTACCTCACCGAGATGCGCGAGATGTGGGAGGCCGAGACGCCCGCGAAGTCGATCCTCGTGGGCGATCTCAACATCGCGCCGCGGGAGGACGATGTCTGGAGCCACAAGCAGCTCCTGAAGGTGGTCTCGCACACGCCCATCGAGGTGGAGCACATGGAGGCCGCGCGGGAGGCGGGCGGCTGGGTCGATGTCACGCGCGCTGACATCCCCGAGGGGCAGCTCTACAGCTGGTGGTCCTACCGTTCGCCCAACTGGTCCGAGAGCGACAAGGGCCGCAGGCTCGATCATGTCTGGGCCACCCCCGACATCGCGGGGGCGGCCTCTGGCTCCCGCATCCTGCGCGACGTGCGCGGGTGGGAGCAGCCCTCCGATCACGCGCCGGTTTTCGCGACCTTCGATCTCTGACCCGAAAAAAGAAAACGGGGCCCGCGATGGGCCCCGTCTGTGTCTGTCGGGAAAGGATCAGTCCTCCCAGAAGGCTTCCTGCCAGCCCATGTCAGGGATCTCCTCCACGATTTCGAAGGCCATCGTATCGGTGAAGCTGCGCCCATGGCGGTCGGTGACCATCACCGTGAGGCTGTGGATGCCAGCGGGCAGATCCGAGGGAAGCTCCACCGTCCACAGATGCTGAGAGGAGTTCGTCCAGAGCCAGCTGTCGAGAGGGCCAGCCGCGCCTTCCCAGATCGAACCCTGGAACATCTCGTAGCCATTATTGCCCGTGGCCGAGGCCATGGCACGCCGCGTGTCCGAGAACTGTCGGAAGATGGCGTAGGGGTCCGAGGCCTCGATGGAGCGGAGCTTTGCCTCGCCCTCGCCCGCCTGGGTGCGCGTGGCCAAGAAGCCCTGCCCGCCATTGATGAAGAGCATGACCTCGCTTTCGGTCGTGCCGTTCCAGACGTTGACGACCGCCCGCGTGCCGCCCTCGAGGTCCGCACGGGTGAGCATGTTCACGTCGCCCATGTCGTTGAGGCTCACGGGCGGCATCACGTCGCCGCGGTTCCCCCCGTAGAGCTCCACGTAGTCGACGAGGCTCTGCGCCCAGTCGCGGTAGCGCGGGGAGTTGAAGGAGACGTGGAACTGTTCCTCGTGGGAGTGGGTGAAGGACTTGAAATCCTCGACGTAGTCCGAGCCGTCAAAAGAGATGGCGTAGAACCCGCGGGGGGAGCCCAGCCGCTGGTTCGCTCCCGGCACGAGATCGTCGTTGAGGCTGCCCGACCACCAAGAGCCCGACAGCGCGCCGGTCACGATCTGGTGGAAGGGCGCGGGGCCCACCCCGGTATTCTCTTCCCAGCCCTCGTAGTATTCCCCGGTCAGGATATTCTCGGTCGTGTGCGTGTGGCCCGAGAGGCCGAGCACGGGCCGGTCGCCCAGCACCGCCACCAGATCGGCGAGGTTATCCGTCTGGTGCTTGGCAGCGGTGTTGTCCGTGAAGGTCTGGAACGGGATATGCGCGTTGAGGACGATGAGCTTGTCCTCGGGTACGTTGGCCAGGTCGTTGGCCAGCCACTCCAGCTGCCGCCCGGTGACGATACCATTGTAGGTGGGGCGTGCATCGGCCGCGCAGAACGGGTGCGGGTCGACGCCGTTGCAGGGGTAGCGCACGTTATCGAGCGTCACGAAATGCACGTTGCCGATGTCGAAGGAGTAGTATTCCGGCCCCCATTCGCGACGGAACGTGTCGAAGGAATGCTGGTCGTCCTCGG
The genomic region above belongs to Pseudomonadota bacterium and contains:
- a CDS encoding porin, whose amino-acid sequence is MKRILLASTAIVAFAGAAAADGHATDGVSFSGDAEFGYNDEFDNGFFWSVGASLAYSATLNNGLTASVSGDVEFNNDDNSTLDGNDIQIDDLVISLSSDMASLAFGDTPPAADALFSSPVTNLDADGFADEGDAEAVGEDGIIIGRVTVGPAELGVSYYVFSSDEGPNDDFQNLQLGGTATLGTVDVTFGYQEGGTTGDGVTGPGTVDLPQIFAIGASTTLAGVELGFAYADNETVQSIGVQGAYTIGDVTATVFYVSQDELDDNYGIALDYASGPITVGFLFHDGNDEDLQLNVTYDVGNGLELFGGYRDERENGAGLAGSEVFYVGGDYDLGGDATLRISYADVTTGPGDDLTLDELGAAEDVKEGVTVAVSFSF
- a CDS encoding YggS family pyridoxal phosphate-dependent enzyme, coding for MGLADIEARISTAEAVAGRPAGSVELIAVSKVQPSDRVEAVLHEGHRIFGENRVQEAQGKWPAWKETHPGISLHLLGPLQSNKARAAMALFDVIHTLDRPKLARAIARIAQEEGACPDLFIQVNTGDEPQKAGVSPAETDAFVAECRALDLPVIGLMCIPPVEEEPALHFALLAKIAARNGLKGLSMGMSADFETAVRLGATHVRVGSAIFGARDAG
- a CDS encoding L,D-transpeptidase family protein, with protein sequence MKPTDLVLTPQGLRAFGRTLPCTIGRGGLTRRKREGDGSTPRGTHRLVGMLYRPDRLARPADWALPIRPGDLWSDDPDDADYNMMVRAPYRASHEVLRRADPLYDLVILTDWNWPYPVKGRGSAIFIHAWRGPGRATQGCIALKRAHLLWLAPRIRHATRLIVP
- the ribA gene encoding GTP cyclohydrolase II yields the protein MTFAPTPDELIARARADLRMGLPVVIEGHLVFAVETISPARFAAAMALPKPAVLAITEWRARTLKARAYDGDVARIAVPAGAGLPWACAVADPKDDLSMAMKGPFHTLREGDSAVARAGIALAKAAHLLPAVLIARAQGIEALTAVPLQTIETSPLNDVVSAGLPMALAGRGRLHVFRPDDGGEEHYAVEIGQPDRAKPVLARLHSACFTGDVLGSLKCDCGPQLHAALAAMGEAGAGVLLYLNQEGRGIGLANKMRAYALQDQGFDTVEANHRLGFEDDERNFTTGADILRKLGFKAVRLMTNNPAKVARMEEQGLEVAERVPLKVGQNPLNLGYLATKAEKSGHFL
- a CDS encoding response regulator transcription factor — translated: MAQLKRILLIDDDEDLREALGEQLLMTDEFDVFEGGSGAEAMEKIKEGLYDLIILDVGLPDTDGRELCRLMRKQNVKSPIVMLTGHDTDADTILGLDAGANDYVTKPFKFPVLLARIRAQLRQHEQSEDAVFQLGPYTFRPSMKLLVTEDDKKVRLTEKETNILKFLYRSTEGVVARDVLLHEVWGYNAGVTTHTLETHIYRLRQKIEPDPSNARLLVTESGGYRLVA
- a CDS encoding methyltransferase domain-containing protein — translated: MADPFQDVDAAGADFIAAFAESMEMRQSDPTMERIVADYLDQLDFGEDTLTVEIGAGAGAISRRIATRAAPARVMGYEPSAGFVAEAKTRAEGVGNLHFEQADGAALPLDAGVADHAVLHTVLTHVTAPEALIAEARRVLKPGGTLVVCDCDFSKAALGSFPDDPLDACARAFVREFVTDPDLVAKLRALLIAAGFEIRHFTVTARTVTEGEKLLPWVVETTKLMVARGDIGAGLAEALVAEMHDRTARGRFYGFQPFATAIAVKP
- a CDS encoding VOC family protein; translation: MKLTLHHINLSTDKVEEMDAFYREVLGLARETEGLPTLDKTKGYDGDVAFVTDGAVQTHLARKDVHAAFKTGSHLNPLSRGHIAYRTDDLAAFKAHLEAQGIPYADWGHTAVAGWAQIFFYDPDGNVIEVHEVSAP
- the xth gene encoding exodeoxyribonuclease III; the protein is MPFTLATWNINSVRLRADLVVKLMTEEAPDVLCLQECKSPVEKIPLEAFEAAGYAHCVARGQKGYNGVAILSKQPLEDAGSLDLASLGHARHVAARLENGVVIHNHYVPAGGDVPDRKKNEKFDQKLRYLTEMREMWEAETPAKSILVGDLNIAPREDDVWSHKQLLKVVSHTPIEVEHMEAAREAGGWVDVTRADIPEGQLYSWWSYRSPNWSESDKGRRLDHVWATPDIAGAASGSRILRDVRGWEQPSDHAPVFATFDL
- a CDS encoding calcineurin-like phosphoesterase family protein — its product is MTFKFLYLAPLAVLLSTSALAKDTSYVGSVETIAGEADAARGTVFLDANRNSMLDAGETGIAGVMVSNGREVATTGEDGTYELPIYDDMNLFITKPAGYAAPVDEFLVPQFNYIHKVAGSPDLRFGGIEPTGPMPAAINFPLVEDDSDRAAFECLVFGDAQPYFNMQVSYVRETAGHMLAARDNSDTECLLFEGDVMGDDLSLYPRFKQIIAVGDTPQYYVAGNHDLDFDAEDDQHSFDTFRREWGPEYYSFDIGNVHFVTLDNVRYPCNGVDPHPFCAADARPTYNGIVTGRQLEWLANDLANVPEDKLIVLNAHIPFQTFTDNTAAKHQTDNLADLVAVLGDRPVLGLSGHTHTTENILTGEYYEGWEENTGVGPAPFHQIVTGALSGSWWSGSLNDDLVPGANQRLGSPRGFYAISFDGSDYVEDFKSFTHSHEEQFHVSFNSPRYRDWAQSLVDYVELYGGNRGDVMPPVSLNDMGDVNMLTRADLEGGTRAVVNVWNGTTESEVMLFINGGQGFLATRTQAGEGEAKLRSIEASDPYAIFRQFSDTRRAMASATGNNGYEMFQGSIWEGAAGPLDSWLWTNSSQHLWTVELPSDLPAGIHSLTVMVTDRHGRSFTDTMAFEIVEEIPDMGWQEAFWED